tttgcttCTTCAActtcttcagcttcttcagcttcttcagcttCGCATTGGAGCTgcgaggctaatgcagctaacggGTAACGGAAGCATATACTCTCCAAAAACACACCTATAGTCCAGGTATGGGTTTTTACAGTTTGCATAGGTGCCTAAAACTTCAGGACATCAGACATTAAACTGATActtgcttctttagttctgcACTGGTGCTACCAGGCTAATGCAGCTACGGGATGGGAGCTTAGACTCTCCAGATAGCAAGGTGTAAACTGCTTGACGAAACCATGGCACGGTCGCCTCCAAGCTGGAGGCTGTTAAGAAACCTTGCGTGCTAAAGTGGTTTCTCAGACTGTGCTGGTTTCTAGAACACACATGAACGACACGGTTTGTTTTAGACAGCAGTGTGTCCACGAGGACAACAGGACATCATACAGTACCAAGAACCAAGACCAAATAATCATTTCTTAAAGGAAGTGTGTGATAATACTGACcatttacaattattattagtggggtataatttttttttttagctagcATTTGTTGGTAagcttcagtaaaaaaaaaaaaaacagctagcAATGTTGACTCAGCCCGGTCTTAGACCACATCCGTCCCACATACTGCACTAAATGGCTGCCCAAAAGCGGGTCAGATGCGGGTGCCAGGTATATAGTAATGACATTTAGTGGTTAAAACAAGTAGTTGAGAAGTGAGTCTGAGCAGACAGCATTGGGCTGACGCTCTTATTATACACAAGTAGGTCAATGTATAGTTTaaagtcttgcccagggactggTGGTGTGTTTACCCAactggggaattgaaccctagtctaccAAGGCGAAGACAGTGTTGTTAGCCACACCAACCCTGGACAAAGAGGCTGAGATGCCGTCCTCTCACACTCGCTGTAATGACTGGTATAATTACTAAACTTCTAATTGtaattaatgaaataataatctTTACCATGTATTATAAcattcaacatttaaaaaaatgaacatatGGGTTCTAACATCCGTATCTGGTCTGCTTCTGGGCAGCCATTCAGTGCAGTAGGTAGGCTGAATGTGGGTGCCAGGGGTGGCCCAACACTGGGCTTCACTGCCAACCTATTGCTCTGTAACACAGTACGAATACTCTTAATACGTCCATCACGCTCATACCTGACATGTCCGACCAGCTCAATGAGTTTGTGGCTGATGAAGTACGCTGTGAGCTCGGAGACGTGGCTGAGCACGGCACACACCCCAAACAGAGTAGTGGTCCCCTTCAGGTCTTCCAGGTGCCAGTAGAGAAACGTGAAGACGAATCCGTAGCCGAAGCCCATAAACCAGGCCACAAAGAGCACGGAGCCGTAGCGGACACCGCACAGCAGCCGGATCAGGTCCTAATCAAGAGTAAAGACAGAATCCAATGTCATCACCTTCACATACAGGTACACACAGGCCCGCCAGTGTTCACAGGACCACACAGTACGAGTGAACGAGACATAGACGAGACGTACAATACAATAACAACACAATAGTGCCAAACTAGACACTATAATACTGTGGGTGTGAATCTGTGACTGATTCCATTTCGATTCTTTGGAAAATGAATCGGTGCATCATGAAACTCAAAATTTGAAATCGTGTCGCTGATACGCCCTCCCTGTCCAATCCGAGGGTCTCTCAGGTGTCATCTTTCACTGGCTAGGCACTGAACAATGAATACTAGGCATCTGGGTGCAGCCTAGAGCAGCCTAGAGTGGAGTAAAGTGAGCATGGAGGGGGGGAGGTTCATGTTATGTACATACCCCCTCTCACATGACTGGGtttttcataaataaatgataaagtgTAGTGGTTGTAGTTCTGGGGCTTGTTTTGTTAAAGGGCAGTATAGCAGGCATTGAAGAATGAATAGCAgctgtaaagccatttttagaTTTACCTTGAAGGGAAACGGGGGCCGATTGCTGGACTCAGGGCATCCCGGAGCCTCTTCTGAACCAGACTCGGACAAGTTCTGGACCACGTGAGGGATCTCCACCTCCTCTGGCTTCTCCTGCTCCACCGTCACCTCcccggctggctggctgtccctCGAATCAAAGCGGAACAGTGTGGAAACGATGAGGGCCAGTGTCATCAGCACCCCGAAGACGATGAAAGCGATCCGGTAGTTCTTGTAGTCTGGCAGGATGCAGCCGACGCCCTCGATGATGAGGGCGATGTGTGTGTGGTCTATCCAGATGCCCACCGACAGCATGGCTATTCCCCAACCCAGAGAACCCCACATTCTCTGCAGGCCATAGCGATCCCGGTGCGTCCCCAGGTACTGCAAGGTCACTGTGTCCACGATAGTCACGGCTGGAGCGCTGAAGAATTCTCCAATGATGATGACCAGCAGGATCACGAGGAAGATGGTCTCCACCTGTTCTTTGTTGTAAATGATAATGTACTCTTTGGACTTGGCAGTCAAGGAGGGCGGCTTGGTGGAAGTCGTTTTTGTGGTGGTTGAGGTGGCAGTGGTAGGTGCTGTTGCCATCAAGTCAGTGGACAGCATTGTGGTCATGTTCTTGACAGTATTTACATCCAGGACACTTACGTTATCACTCCTTGCGTACCTACTGTGAGGACTATGAGGTCCAGACAAGACCTGAATCAGTGACGGCAGGGAGAATAACTCCCCAGTCAAGTGTCTACGCTGTCTGCTGTGGTTTCCTGCAAGACCAGGTACCGTTGCATTTGGCGGCGGAGCAGCGTCCGGTACCTTTTCTACACAAGTCATTGCTGCGGGCTTCACGAAGCCGATGCCGCAGTTgaacaccacccagcagaacacgGAGAAAAGCAGCACGGCCTTGCCCTTGTTGAAGCGGTCGGCCACCACTCCCCAGAAAGGGGCGCTGCAGAACTCTATAAAGTAGCGGATCCCAACCAGCAGGCCGCTCTGGCTAGGGGTCATGCCCAGCTGCTTATAGTAAACAGCCAGAAGGGGGTGCAAGGAGCCATATGCAGCATAGAAGAAGAAATAGAACACCTTGGAGACGAGGAGGCGGCTGTCTATTGTCATGCAGATCCGCTCCAGGCAGTCTGTCTGAGATGACTGAGAGGGCGGCA
The genomic region above belongs to Salminus brasiliensis chromosome 8, fSalBra1.hap2, whole genome shotgun sequence and contains:
- the mfsd6b gene encoding major facilitator superfamily domain-containing protein 6-B translates to MASDRVAILTDDEEDQKRRYVLAEPFNTLSLGQEANSTPPSQTQPHASSETPPLPPSQSSQTDCLERICMTIDSRLLVSKVFYFFFYAAYGSLHPLLAVYYKQLGMTPSQSGLLVGIRYFIEFCSAPFWGVVADRFNKGKAVLLFSVFCWVVFNCGIGFVKPAAMTCVEKVPDAAPPPNATVPGLAGNHSRQRRHLTGELFSLPSLIQVLSGPHSPHSRYARSDNVSVLDVNTVKNMTTMLSTDLMATAPTTATSTTTKTTSTKPPSLTAKSKEYIIIYNKEQVETIFLVILLVIIIGEFFSAPAVTIVDTVTLQYLGTHRDRYGLQRMWGSLGWGIAMLSVGIWIDHTHIALIIEGVGCILPDYKNYRIAFIVFGVLMTLALIVSTLFRFDSRDSQPAGEVTVEQEKPEEVEIPHVVQNLSESGSEEAPGCPESSNRPPFPFKDLIRLLCGVRYGSVLFVAWFMGFGYGFVFTFLYWHLEDLKGTTTLFGVCAVLSHVSELTAYFISHKLIELVGHVRVLYIGLACNTARYLYISYLQNAWIVLPMEVLQGLTHASVWAACISFLSAAVPPALRTSAQGILQGLHLGLGRGCGAMVGGVFVNYFGAAETFRGLGMASLIILLIFALIQSLIGENADKRDSMLAENIPVPSSPVPIATIDLVQNYSESAPRPDSKAPAKKSKAQEEQEDVNKPGWVVSTSPWVSIAFALYQIRDMVAMAKNNPPTQETLQESSEPVSTAPSAGEAPSQSSTPPTAPDQASAHEDNPDQPVSDQSDQTVSHHADSGKSAEDPKAIPNKEEAAETPSTLPDQPPQQLSETNSTTDEE